In Streptomyces thermolilacinus SPC6, a single genomic region encodes these proteins:
- the rpsR gene encoding 30S ribosomal protein S18, with the protein MAKPPVRKPKKKVCAFCKDKTAYVDYKDTNMLRKFISDRGKIRARRVTGNCTQHQRDVATAVKNSREMALLPYTSTAR; encoded by the coding sequence AGCCTAAGAAGAAGGTCTGCGCGTTCTGCAAGGACAAGACCGCGTACGTGGACTACAAGGACACGAACATGCTGCGGAAGTTCATTTCCGACCGCGGCAAGATCCGTGCCCGTCGCGTGACCGGCAACTGCACGCAGCACCAGCGTGACGTCGCCACGGCCGTCAAGAACAGCCGTGAGATGGCGCTGCTGCCCTACACGTCCACCGCGCGATAA
- the rplI gene encoding 50S ribosomal protein L9, with the protein MKIILTHEVTGLGAAGDVVDVKDGYARNYLVPRGFAIRWTKGGEKDVAQIRRARKIHEIATIEQANQIKAQLESVKVRLAVRSGDAGRLFGSVTPADIASAIKSAGGPDVDKRRVELGAPIKTLGSHQVSVRLHPEVAANLGVEVVAA; encoded by the coding sequence ATGAAGATCATCCTTACCCACGAGGTCACCGGCCTCGGTGCGGCCGGCGACGTCGTCGACGTCAAGGACGGCTACGCTCGCAACTACCTGGTCCCGCGCGGTTTCGCGATCCGCTGGACCAAGGGTGGCGAGAAGGACGTGGCGCAGATCCGCCGCGCCCGCAAGATCCACGAGATCGCCACGATCGAGCAGGCCAACCAGATCAAGGCCCAGCTCGAGTCCGTCAAGGTGCGCCTGGCCGTTCGCTCCGGCGACGCCGGCCGTCTCTTCGGTTCCGTCACCCCGGCTGACATCGCCTCGGCGATCAAGTCCGCCGGTGGCCCGGACGTGGACAAGCGCCGTGTCGAGCTCGGTGCGCCGATCAAGACCCTGGGCTCGCACCAGGTGTCCGTGCGTCTGCACCCCGAGGTCGCCGCGAACCTCGGTGTCGAGGTCGTCGCTGCCTGA
- a CDS encoding MATE family efflux transporter, protein MTQADPAPANTRRSHDREILTLAVPAFGALVAEPLFVLVDSAVVGHLGTPQLAGLGVAAALLSTAVSVFVFLAYATTAAVARRVGAGDLPAAIRQGMDGIWLALLLGLAVVAVTLPTAPWVVEAFGASGTAAPHAATYLRISSLGIPAMLIVLAATGVLRGLQDTRTPLYVAVAGFSANAALSVALVYGAGLGIAGSAWGTVIAQCGMALAYLVVVVRGARRHGASLRPDAAGIRASAQAGVPLLIRTLSLRAVLMIATAIAARLGDVPVAAHQIILSLWSLMAFALDAIAIAGQAIIGRYLGAGDTDGARAVCRRMVQWGIASGVVLGVLVVAARPLFIPLFTDDHAVRDTLLAALLVVALSQPIAGVVFVLDGVLMGAGDGPYLAGAMVVTLAVFAPVALLVPALGGGLTALWWAMTLMMTTRMVTLWLRMRSGRWLVTGATR, encoded by the coding sequence ATGACCCAGGCTGACCCGGCACCCGCGAACACTCGCCGCTCCCATGACCGCGAGATCCTCACCCTCGCCGTCCCGGCGTTCGGCGCTCTCGTCGCCGAGCCCCTCTTCGTGCTCGTGGACAGCGCGGTCGTCGGCCATCTCGGCACCCCCCAGCTGGCCGGCCTGGGAGTCGCCGCGGCCCTGCTGTCCACAGCGGTCAGCGTCTTCGTCTTCCTCGCCTACGCCACGACCGCGGCCGTCGCGCGGCGCGTCGGCGCGGGAGATCTCCCCGCCGCCATCCGCCAGGGCATGGACGGCATCTGGCTCGCCCTCCTCCTCGGCCTGGCCGTCGTCGCGGTCACCCTGCCGACCGCCCCCTGGGTGGTCGAGGCGTTCGGGGCGTCCGGCACCGCCGCGCCGCACGCCGCCACGTACCTGAGGATCTCCAGCCTCGGCATACCGGCCATGCTCATCGTGCTCGCCGCCACCGGAGTCCTCCGCGGCCTCCAAGACACCAGGACGCCCCTGTACGTCGCGGTGGCCGGGTTCAGCGCGAACGCCGCCCTCAGCGTGGCACTGGTCTACGGCGCCGGCCTCGGGATCGCCGGATCCGCCTGGGGCACCGTCATCGCCCAGTGCGGCATGGCGCTCGCGTACCTCGTCGTGGTCGTCCGCGGCGCCCGCCGCCACGGGGCCTCGCTCCGCCCCGACGCGGCCGGTATCCGGGCCAGCGCCCAGGCCGGTGTCCCCCTCCTCATCCGCACGCTCTCCCTGCGCGCCGTGCTGATGATCGCGACCGCCATCGCCGCCCGGCTGGGTGACGTGCCGGTGGCCGCCCACCAGATCATCCTGTCGCTGTGGAGCCTGATGGCCTTCGCACTCGACGCCATCGCCATCGCGGGCCAGGCCATCATCGGCCGCTATCTGGGCGCGGGCGACACGGACGGTGCCCGTGCGGTCTGCCGCCGCATGGTGCAGTGGGGCATCGCCTCCGGTGTCGTCCTGGGCGTCCTGGTCGTCGCCGCACGGCCCCTCTTCATCCCGCTCTTCACGGACGACCACGCCGTGCGGGACACCCTCCTCGCCGCGCTTCTGGTCGTGGCGCTCTCCCAGCCGATCGCCGGAGTGGTGTTCGTCCTGGACGGCGTCCTGATGGGCGCGGGCGACGGCCCCTATCTGGCGGGCGCGATGGTGGTCACGCTGGCGGTGTTCGCCCCGGTCGCCCTGCTCGTGCCCGCACTCGGGGGCGGGCTCACGGCCCTGTGGTGGGCGATGACCCTGATGATGACCACGCGCATGGTGACGCTCTGGCTGCGGATGCGCTCCGGCCGCTGGCTGGTCACCGGGGCCACCCGCTGA
- the dnaB gene encoding replicative DNA helicase — MTIPEPLDDPWTDSGPSDRLPVSRQRGAEAPVGSRGGRGRGREDQHERGSESGPWDSGAGGFERVPPQDLDAEQSVLGGMLLSKDAIADVVEILKGHDFYRPAHETIYTAILDLYAKGEPADPITVGAELTKRGEITRVGGASYLHTLVQSVPTAANASYYAEIVHERAVLRRLVEAGTKITQMGYAADGDVDEIVNQAQAEIYAVTEQRTSEDYLPLSDIMEGALDEIEAIGSRSGEMTGVPTGFTDFDSLTNGLHPGQMIVIAARPAMGKSTLALDFARACSIKHNLPSVIFSLEMGRNEIAMRLLSAEARVALHHMRSGTMTDEDWTRLARRMPDVSQAPLYIDDSPNLSMMEIRAKCRRLKQRNNLKLVVIDYLQLMQSGGSRRAESRQQEVSDMSRNLKLLAKELEIPVIALSQLNRGPEQRTDKKPMVSDLRESGSIEQDADMVILLHREDAYEKESPRAGEADLIVAKHRNGPTATITVAFQGHYSRFVDMAQT; from the coding sequence GTGACCATTCCGGAGCCCTTGGACGACCCCTGGACCGACAGTGGCCCGAGCGACCGCTTGCCCGTCTCACGCCAGCGCGGTGCCGAAGCCCCTGTGGGCAGCCGGGGCGGCCGCGGCCGGGGACGCGAGGACCAGCACGAGCGGGGCAGCGAGAGCGGCCCCTGGGACAGCGGCGCCGGCGGCTTCGAGCGCGTACCCCCGCAGGACCTCGACGCCGAGCAGTCCGTGCTCGGCGGCATGCTGCTGTCCAAGGACGCCATCGCGGACGTCGTGGAGATCCTCAAGGGCCACGACTTCTACCGTCCGGCCCACGAGACGATCTACACGGCCATCCTGGACCTCTACGCCAAGGGCGAGCCGGCCGACCCCATCACCGTGGGCGCCGAACTCACCAAGCGCGGCGAGATCACCCGGGTGGGCGGCGCGTCGTACCTCCACACCCTGGTGCAGTCCGTACCGACGGCGGCCAACGCCTCGTACTACGCGGAGATCGTCCACGAGCGCGCCGTGCTGCGCCGTCTCGTGGAGGCCGGCACCAAGATCACGCAGATGGGGTACGCGGCCGACGGCGACGTGGACGAGATCGTCAACCAGGCCCAGGCCGAGATCTACGCCGTCACGGAGCAGCGCACCAGCGAGGACTACCTCCCGCTGAGCGACATCATGGAGGGCGCCCTCGACGAGATCGAGGCGATCGGCTCCCGCAGCGGCGAGATGACCGGTGTCCCCACCGGCTTCACCGACTTCGACTCCCTCACCAACGGCCTCCACCCCGGCCAGATGATCGTCATCGCGGCCCGTCCCGCCATGGGCAAGTCCACCCTGGCGCTGGACTTCGCCCGCGCCTGCTCGATCAAGCACAACCTGCCGAGCGTCATCTTCTCCCTGGAAATGGGCCGCAACGAGATCGCGATGCGTCTGCTGTCCGCCGAGGCGCGGGTGGCGCTGCACCACATGCGGTCCGGGACGATGACCGACGAGGACTGGACGCGGTTGGCCCGGCGCATGCCGGACGTCTCCCAGGCCCCGCTGTACATCGACGACTCGCCGAACCTGTCGATGATGGAGATCCGCGCCAAGTGCCGCCGCCTGAAGCAGCGGAACAACCTCAAGCTCGTCGTCATCGACTACCTCCAGCTGATGCAGTCCGGCGGCTCCCGCCGCGCCGAGAGCCGCCAGCAGGAGGTCTCGGACATGTCCCGTAACCTCAAGCTCCTCGCGAAGGAGCTGGAGATCCCGGTCATCGCCCTGTCGCAGCTGAACCGAGGCCCCGAGCAGCGCACGGACAAGAAGCCCATGGTGTCCGACCTGCGAGAGTCCGGCTCGATCGAGCAGGACGCGGACATGGTGATCCTGCTGCACCGCGAGGACGCGTACGAGAAGGAGTCCCCGCGCGCCGGCGAGGCGGACCTCATCGTGGCCAAGCACCGAAACGGCCCCACGGCCACCATCACGGTCGCCTTCCAGGGCCACTACTCCCGCTTCGTCGACATGGCCCAGACCTGA
- a CDS encoding RNA-binding protein, whose protein sequence is MHGFGLDGLLPAGPTGFHDGTEVPLETGLELVRAMLRDYGAWCRLEAEGAFAVHVGWDQYLYISSSRPCEEALARSRELGLFPERLDASPYAFEAEEEDEVIQRPGDDGFWADLHRAVATGRAGMLEETYLEGASRWHRLTSHTLDAVRVGLAPRARLAVWPSLSTDIEAVLRALPAEGLIEGVWQDDDGDIRSAIADEAEFPELTARLSRAHAAALLSVYAGERVALCTAVMPDNDGVVRARWRTEPTPGDRDWAFRQRVVR, encoded by the coding sequence GTGCACGGCTTCGGGTTGGATGGGCTCCTTCCTGCCGGCCCCACCGGTTTTCACGACGGGACCGAAGTGCCGCTGGAAACCGGGCTGGAGTTGGTGCGGGCCATGTTGCGCGACTACGGCGCCTGGTGCCGACTGGAAGCGGAAGGCGCGTTCGCGGTCCATGTGGGATGGGACCAGTACCTCTACATCAGCAGCAGCCGCCCCTGCGAGGAAGCGTTGGCCCGCAGCCGGGAGCTCGGACTGTTCCCAGAACGCCTGGACGCCTCCCCGTACGCCTTCGAGGCCGAGGAGGAGGATGAGGTCATCCAGCGGCCCGGCGATGACGGCTTCTGGGCCGACCTGCACAGGGCAGTCGCCACCGGCCGTGCAGGAATGCTGGAGGAGACGTATCTCGAAGGTGCCTCACGATGGCACCGTCTCACGAGCCACACCCTCGATGCCGTTCGCGTGGGACTGGCTCCCCGTGCCCGTCTCGCCGTCTGGCCGTCCCTGTCCACCGACATCGAGGCCGTCCTGAGAGCCCTGCCCGCTGAGGGCCTCATCGAAGGCGTGTGGCAAGACGACGACGGCGACATTCGCAGCGCCATCGCCGACGAGGCGGAGTTCCCCGAACTGACCGCCCGGCTGTCCCGGGCTCATGCCGCCGCGCTCCTGTCGGTATACGCGGGTGAGCGTGTGGCTCTGTGCACTGCTGTCATGCCCGACAACGACGGCGTCGTACGGGCTCGTTGGCGAACCGAGCCGACGCCCGGCGACCGCGACTGGGCGTTTCGTCAGCGGGTGGTCCGGTGA
- a CDS encoding LysE family transporter yields the protein MIGALVAGAVAGLGIAVPVGAVGAYLVAVTARTSWRVGACAALGVATADGLYALVAMAGGSVLVPLLEPVMVPLRWVSALVLVALAVKGAVTAVGRYRARQGAVADGDRRALGPGRAYLVFLGITLLNPMTVVYFAALVIGGGSAGQFGALERALFVAAAFVASAGWQLFLAGGGALLGRGLTSAWGRLVTALVSSALITGLAVHLLVTA from the coding sequence GTGATCGGGGCGCTGGTCGCCGGGGCGGTTGCCGGGTTGGGGATCGCCGTGCCGGTGGGGGCTGTGGGGGCGTACCTCGTGGCGGTGACGGCTCGGACGTCCTGGCGGGTCGGTGCCTGTGCGGCGCTCGGCGTGGCGACCGCTGACGGGCTGTACGCGCTGGTCGCCATGGCCGGGGGCTCGGTCCTCGTACCGCTGCTGGAGCCCGTCATGGTGCCGCTGCGCTGGGTTTCGGCTCTGGTGCTCGTCGCGCTGGCGGTGAAGGGGGCCGTGACCGCGGTCGGGCGGTACCGGGCGCGGCAGGGGGCCGTGGCTGACGGGGACCGTCGGGCGCTCGGGCCTGGGCGGGCGTATCTGGTGTTCCTGGGGATCACGTTGCTGAACCCCATGACCGTGGTGTACTTCGCCGCCCTGGTGATCGGTGGCGGTTCCGCCGGGCAGTTCGGTGCGCTGGAGCGGGCGCTGTTCGTCGCCGCCGCGTTCGTCGCGTCCGCCGGTTGGCAGCTGTTTCTCGCCGGGGGCGGGGCGCTGCTCGGGCGGGGGTTGACCAGCGCCTGGGGGAGGCTGGTCACCGCGCTGGTGTCCAGCGCCCTCATCACCGGCCTCGCGGTTCACCTGCTCGTGACCGCCTGA
- a CDS encoding GOLPH3/VPS74 family protein, with protein MSVTLGEEVMLLSLDDESGVAKDRASAGWAVAGGTLLELVVRDRVRVMSGRVSVTDASPTGDGLLDDRLHRLGEWVQRRRSAKVTDWLVKDQPTAVRATVRRLCERGLIVEEKHRALGLFPVRRYPEADGSVERELRERLARVVVQGARPDDRTSGLIALLHGARLHGIAFPDVPRREVEPRMAAIAEGEWTADSVRRAIRDMQATMAAVTAATIAACT; from the coding sequence GTGTCCGTGACGCTGGGCGAGGAAGTCATGCTGCTGTCGCTGGACGACGAGTCCGGCGTCGCGAAGGACCGCGCCTCTGCGGGCTGGGCCGTGGCGGGCGGCACCCTGCTGGAGCTGGTCGTACGGGACCGGGTCCGGGTCATGTCCGGCAGGGTGAGTGTCACCGATGCCTCGCCGACGGGCGACGGGCTGCTCGACGACCGGCTGCACCGCCTCGGCGAGTGGGTCCAGCGCCGCCGCTCGGCGAAGGTCACCGACTGGCTGGTGAAGGACCAGCCGACCGCCGTACGGGCGACGGTGCGCCGCCTCTGCGAACGCGGACTGATCGTCGAGGAGAAGCACCGCGCGCTGGGGCTCTTCCCGGTCCGGCGCTACCCGGAGGCCGACGGCAGCGTGGAACGCGAGCTCCGCGAGCGGCTGGCCCGGGTCGTCGTGCAGGGCGCCCGCCCCGACGACCGCACGTCGGGGCTGATCGCGCTCCTGCACGGCGCCCGGCTGCACGGCATCGCCTTCCCCGACGTTCCCCGCAGGGAGGTCGAGCCGCGCATGGCGGCGATCGCGGAGGGGGAGTGGACGGCCGACAGCGTGCGCAGAGCGATCCGCGACATGCAGGCGACGATGGCGGCGGTGACCGCGGCGACCATCGCGGCCTGCACCTGA